A region from the Ammospiza caudacuta isolate bAmmCau1 chromosome 4, bAmmCau1.pri, whole genome shotgun sequence genome encodes:
- the RASGEF1B gene encoding ras-GEF domain-containing family member 1B has product MPQTPPFAAMFDSSSYNRNLYQSKEDNCGGLYYHDNNLLSGSLEALIQHLVPNVDYYPDRTYIFTFLLSSRLFMHPYELMAKVCQLCTEQQRLSEPGLDKNWTQKIAPKILQLLTEWTETFPYDFRDERMMRNLKELAQRIASGDEMYRKSVQQLLQTLLRKLATVTQYEEVLAKIDASTSTDRLTLLKTKPQSVQRDIITVCNDPYVLAQQLTHIELERLNYIGPEEFIQAFVQKDPLNNDKSCYGERKRTRNLEAYVEWFNRLSYLVATEICMPVKKKHRARVIEYFIDVARECFNIGNFNSLMAIISGMNMSPVSRLKKTWAKVKTAKFDILEHQMDPSSNFYNYRTALRGATQRSLTAHSNREKIVIPFFSLLVKDIYFLNEGCANRLPNGHVNFEKFWELAKQVSEFMTWKQVECPFERDWKILQYLLSVPVFSDDALYLASYESEGPENHIEKDRWKTLRSALLGRV; this is encoded by the exons ATGCCACAGACACCTCCCTTTGCAGCCATGTTTGACAGCAGCAGCTACAACAGGAACCTGTATCAGTCAAAAGAGGACAACTGTGGAGGGCTCTATTACCATGACAACAATCTCCTGTCGGGGTCTCTGGAAGCTCTGATCCAGCACCTGGTACCCAACGTGGATTACTATCCTGAT AGGACGTACATCTTCACCTTCCTGCTCAGCTCCCGCCTCTTCATGCACCCGTACGAGCTCATGGCCAAGGTCTGCCAGCTGTGCACTGAGCAGCAGAGGCTCAGCGAGCCTGGCCTGGACAAG AACTGGACCCAGAAAATTGCACCAAAAATCCTGCAGTTGTTGACTGAGTGGACAGAGACTTTTCCTTATGATTTCCGAGATGAAAGAATGATGAGGAACTTAAAGGAGCTGGCACAAAGAATAGCCAGTGGGGATGAG ATGTACAGGAAGAGcgtgcagcagctcctccagacCCTGCTCCGCAAGCTGGCCACCGTGACCCAGTACGAGGAGGTGCTGGCCAAAATCGATGCCTCCACATCCACAGATCGCCTCACACTCCTGAAAACCAAGCCCCAGTCCGTGCAGAGGGACATAATCACGGTCTGCAATGATCCCTATGTGTTAGCTCAGCAGCTGACACACATAGAGCTC GAGAGACTCAATTATATTGGACCAGAGGAATTTATCCAGGCGTTTGTGCAAAAGGATCCTTTGAATAATGACAAG AGCTGCTATGGGGAGCGAAAGAGGACTCGGAATCTTGAAGCCTATGTGGAGTGGTTTAACAGGCTCAGTTACTTGGTTGCAACAGAAATCTGCATG CCTGTGAAGAAGAAGCACAGAGCAAGAGTGATAGAATATTTCATCGATGTGGCACGGGAATGTTTCAACATTGGCAACTTCAACTCCTTAATGGCTATTATTT CTGGCATGAACATGAGTCCCGTGTCTCGATTAAAGAAAACCTGGGCAAAAGTGAAGACAGCCAAATTTGATATTCTTGAG CATCAGATGGACCCTTCCAGCAATTTTTACAATTACCGAACTGCTCTGCGTGGAGCGACCCAGAGGTCCCTGACAGCTCACAGCAACAGGGAGAAG ATCGTGATACCTTTCTTCAGCCTCTTGGTCAAAGATATTTACTTCCTCAACGAGGGTTGTGCCAATCGCCTTCCCAATGGCCACGTCAATTTTGAG AAATTTTGGGAACTGGCAAAACAAGTCAGTGAATTTATGACATGGAAGCAAGTGGAGTGTCCTTTTGAAAGGGATTGGAAGATTCTGCAGTACTTGCTCTCTGTCCCAGTCTTCAGTGATGATG CACTTTACTTGGCTTCCTATGAAAGTGAAGGTCCTGAGAACCACATTGAAAAGGACAGATGGAAGACACTAAG GTCAGCGCTTCTGGGCAGAGTCTAG